The Nitrospirota bacterium genome segment CGTAAAGGAGATCGATGCGCTTGGCGGCGAGATGGCGAAGATCATCGACCGGACCGGGATCCAGTTCCGCGTCCTGAACCGGAGCAAAGGACCGGCTGTCCACGGCACGCGCGCACAGGCCGACAAGCAGCGGTACCGGCTCGCTATGAAGGAAACCATTGAGAAGCAGCCGGGCCTGGATGTGAAGCAGGGGACTGTCGAGAAGTTCCTTGTTGAGGACAATACGATCCTGGGGGTCGAAACGAGCATCGGCGTGCAGTATCTGGCATCGGCAGTGATCGTGACAACCGGTACTTTTTTAAAGGGACTCATTCACATCGGCATGGTGCATTATCCTTCGGGCAGGGCAGGGGAGTTCCCGTCAATCGGACTATCGGACAGCTTGAGGGAACTCGGCTTCGAGATCGGCCGGCTCAAGACCGGTACGCCCGCGCGGCTGAACGGGAGAACGATCGATTTTTCAGTCATGAAAATGCAGACCGGCGATGATCCGGCCCCATTCTTCTCTTTTACAGAAAATAGCCATCCCCTCCCACAAATACCCTGCTTTCTCACATATACAAACGCACAAACCCATGAAATCATACTTAATAACCTAGACCGCTCCCCACTTTATACTGGTCAGATAAAGGGCATAGGGCCGCGCTACTGCCCCTCCATTGAGGACAAGGTAAAAAGATTTTCCGAGCGCGAACGGCATCAGGTCTTCCTTGAGCCCGAGGGGCTCGATACCGAGGAATATTATGCCAATGGCGTGTCCACAAGCCTGCCGTACGATGTTCAGGTCCGGATGTACCGTTCCATTGCAGGACTCGCGAAGGTCGAGATCATGCGGCCTGCCTATGCCATCGAGTACGACTTTGCGCCGCCGACCCAGGTCCGGCATACACTCGAAACGAAAAAGGTGAGCGGGCTCTACTTCGCCGGCCAGATCAATGGAACATCGGGATACGAGGAAGCCGCTGCCCAGGGACTGATGGCCGGTATCAACGCCGCGCTCAAGATCCGGAAGCAGCCACCCCTTATCCTCACGCGCGCCGAGGCGTACATCGGTGTGTTGATCGATGACCTCGTGACCCGCGGGACGAACGAGCCCTACCGCATGTTCACTTCCCGAGCAGAATATCGACTCATCCTCCGCGAGGACAACGCGGATTTGCGGCTCCGGGACAAGGGGCGTGAACTTGGGCTCGTGTCAGAGGATGTTTACAAACTATTCCTTGAGAAAAAGAAAAGTATCGAGCAAGAAACAGCACGGCTCAAGAAAACCTGGGTCAAGCCCACACCTGAGGTCAATGCCGTGCTCGCACAACAGGGCTCTACTGAACTTCCGGGAGAAGTACCGCTCGATCAGCTCATCAAGCGGCCGGAGCTGGGATACGGGGATATTGCAAAGATCAACCCGCCTGAAACACCGCTTGAAAGAACAGCGGCTGAACAGGTGGAAATCCATCTGAAATATGAAGGATATATCCAGCGTCAGCTCCAGCAGGTGGAGCGCTTTGCATCACTGGAACAGAAAACCATCCCCGCGGACATGGACTACGACGCGGTGACCGGCCTCGGCAGCGAGGTGAAGCAAAAGCTCAAGCAGGTTCAGCCGGTCTCGCTCGGCCAGGCATCGCGCATCTCCGGCGTGACTCCGGCTGCGATGTCCCTTCTTATAGTGGCGATCGAAAAAAGGAAGAGGGGACGAGCATAGTTTTGGAGTCTTCTGCTTCGCTTTGGATAAGCCAATTAGACGTATTTAACGATAAATTCATCTAATAAATTATTGGACAAAAGTATTGACAATATTAGTGCTATAATGTAGATTATCAGTATAAATTCATATAGTTTAACATAATAAAACTGTGACAAAAATGAAGACATTCGAAAAGACACACCCGTGGATAAGTTTTGAGCTTGATCTAAGGAAATTTGATCATAAGCTTTGGATGGCGCTCGGAGAGACCGCGTCCAAGTGTGAGCACATAGCGGGCGTGCCCTTACAGCCGGATACTGCGGAAAAACTACATCTGTTGTATCTTGCAAAAGGCGTCAGGGCAACTACTGCCATTGAAGGAAACACCCTTTCCGAAGAGGAAGTTATTGAGCGTATAGAGGGAAATCTTCCCCTGCCGCCTTCGCGTGAGTACCTTGGAAAAGAGATAGATAATATCCTCAAGGGCTGTAATGAGATTAAGGAAAAATTAATGAAAGGGGAAGCGGGCGGTTTAAGCGTCGCAGAGATCGTGGCATTCAACAAAACGGTACTGAATGAATTGGAACTCGACAAGGACGTTGTGCCCGGAGTAATCAGAAAACACTCGGTTGGCGTGGCGGGATACAGGGGGGCGCCTGCCGAGGATTGCGAGTATCTTCTCCAGCATATGTGCGAATGGCTGAATAGGCCGGAGTTTAACCCGCAAGAACAAGTCATTATTTTTGGCGTAATACGGGCCATTGTCGCCCATCTTTATATTGCATGGATACATCCTTTTGGAGACGGCAACGGCCGCACTGCCAGACTGCTCGAGTTCAAAATACTCCTATTGTCCGGCATCCCGACCCCTGCCGCGCACCTTCTGAGCAATCACTATAATCTTACGAGGACCGAATACTACCGGCAGCTCGACTATGCGAGCAAATCAAAAGGGGACATCATTCCATTCATACAGTATGCGGTGGAAGGTTTTGTGGACGGTCTGCGGTCGCAGCTTAGGGTCGTACAGCAGCAGCAATTATTAGTTGCCTGGCGCGATTATGTGTATTCACATTTCAGAGATAAGACCGGAAAGATAAACGACCGTATGAGAAAACTCGTGTTGGATCTTTCACAGCTGAGTGAACCTGTTGCCCTCGCCAAACTCAATGAAGTCAGTCCCCGCATAGCAGCGTTATACGCGACGAAAACCCCAAGAACCGTTCGCCGTGACGTCGAGGAATTGTTGCGTGTCAACTTGATCCGGCAACAGGGGAATGGTTATATTGCAAATAAAGAAATTATGCTGTCCTTCCTGCCGGAGCGGAACAGAAGGGAAAGAGTAGAGGGAAAAGAGAGCGGCTTGAAGAAATGATGTCGGCATCCATCCCTCAATTTTCGCGAGGCTGCTGCATTACGAGGAAGCATTGCCCAAAGGAAAGAAGCTGTTGGATCGAATCTCACCAGACTGTTGAATAAGTCAATGAGTACCAATAATGTCATTCTGAGCGCAGCGAAGAATCTTGTTTTTTCGAATAGTTGAGATCCTTCACTTCGTTCAGGATGACGATATAGGAGCGTTTTTCAACAGCCTGTCACGTATCGACGAGTACCTGTGCGCGTTGCAGTCCTGCTCGCTGCCATCCATGAACAATCAACGGAAAAACCATGATGGATACTTGACTTATTCTTATGGATAGTATAGTATCCATACATGGGCATCCACAAGGTTCTTGAAGCCATCTTCGGCAGTCCCGCAAAAATCCGCATCCTGCGGGTTCTCTCCGCCTCCCCGCAACCGCTGAGCGGAAGGCAGGTTGGAGAACTTTCAAAGCTCAGTCATCGAGGCGCCATCCAGGCATTGGAATCCCTGGTCGAACTCGGCGCAGTACGTCAGCGCAGGGTTGGAAACGCGTATCAGTATTCCCTCTCCCCGGGCAATAGAGCGGTCGAACTGATCATTGTGCCCAGTATCAAAGCCGAGGCGGCGTTACTTGATGAGCTGAAAAAGAAGATCGTCGCGCAATTCGGAAGAAAAGCGGTCAGTCTCACGCTGTACGGCAGTGTTGTCAGGGGGACGGAAAAAAGGGGCAGCGACATCGATGTTCTGGCAATTGCAGGGGATGAACGACTGAAATCGGACCTGGAGGAAAAATCAGCGGCTCTTGCACCCTTCTATCGCGAGCGTTACAATTCCCTTCTTTCGCTGCACTGTTTTACTCTCGATGAGCTCCGAAGCAAAAAAACCTTGCCGTTGCTCAGGACCGTCAAAGAGGAGGGCGTGACGCTTTCCGGCAAACCACTCCGAGAGCTGCTTCCATGACAAAAAAACGGAAAACGCGGGCTGTTGACAAGCGCGAGTATCGGGACTTTTTCGCCAAGGCAAGGGATTTTGCTTCCCTGTTGGACTTTGCGCTTGCGGAAGGCAAGTGGAACTCCGCGGGGCTTCAAGCTGTCCATGCCGTGATCTCAGCCAGTGACGCGGTGATTGTCTATTATGGCGGAGTGAGGAGCGTCGAACTCGACCACCGGGAGGTTGTCGGCCTGCTCCACGATATCATTGGCGAAGCGGCTGCGCCGGCGGGCAGGCATGTTTCAAGGGTCATCGCAAAAAAGAACCTTGTTGAATACGAAGGAAGGTCAATTACCCAGGCCGAGGCAAGGGAAATGGCGGAGCATGCAAAGCGCTTCCTTGAATGGGTGACGGGGATGTTGCCGCAAGAATAGGCGAACGGCAATTGAGTATCACAGCACGTTATTTTATCGCGCAATTCTGATTGTCTGGAACATCATAAGCGTCAGATTATTCTGTGGCTTTCAGCGACCTCAAATACTCCTCCCATTCCATGGGGAGGAAATATTTTTTTTTGTTGTTGCATTCCTTGCATGCGGGCACGAGATTTCCCTGCACCGACTTGCCGCCGCGCACGATCGGGATAAGATGGTCCATGGTCAGCTCCGCTGGTTTAAACTTGCCTTCGCAATAGTAGCAGATGCCGGAAGAGCGTTTCCGTTTCCACCACTGGGAACCGCGCAGTTCGCGGGCCTTTGCCTTCTCCCTTTTGATGTGTTCGTCATCGACGGCAATGAAATAATCGGTCATAGTATTAAAAAAGAAGTAGACAGGGGTCAGAAAAAAAGGGGGAATAGCTTGCCTTTTACTGCGGACTCCTGCAACGCTTATACTACTGGCTTCTTCCCCGATTGTCACGCCAAAAAATGAAATGGCATATCTCCTTCATTCAGAAATTCCAAATATGGTGACACCACATCCCCGTTAGAGGCATTCGGGGATGGCATAAACACACGTATAAATATAGCGTCCTTCCCGAAGTTTTAAAAGCCTGCCCCAGCATGTTTTTAAGCCGGGGGGAATCCGGTTTCAGATGATACCAGATATTGTGGTTACATGGGTCACGGATACCACATAAAATTGATTTTCAGCCCAATTCCCCACCCACCCTGTAACAGCATAAAATATTAATATTTTCCTTGACATCGACCCCCATGAATTATATACTTTGGCCAGCAGGTGGTATAAAGTGGGGTGCAGTGGGTATAGCAGGGGAGGGCCATGTTCCGGGGCAGCTTTGAACATACCGTGGATTCCAAAGGAAGGGTGAGCGTTCCGTCGAAGTTTCGCGATATCATCGCGGACCGGTACGACGGCAGGCTCGTGCTTGCCATGGACTATGACAAGTGCCTCACGGTCTATCCGCTCGAGGAATGGGAGAAGTTGGAGGAAAAGATCAGGACCCTGCCCACGATGAAAAAAGAGGTCAAAGACTTCATGCGGTTTCTTCTTGCCTCGGCCACCGAGTGTGAGCTCGACAAGCAGGGCCGCGTGCTGATCCCCGCTGTTCATCGCGATCACGCGGGGATCGTGAAAAATGTGATGCTGGTCGGGATCATCGACAAGATCGAGATATGGGACGCCAAGGCGTGGGAGGCACGAAATTCTCAGAATGGCGACAAAATCGGCGAAGCGCTTGCCGCATTGGGCCTCTAGCATGGAACCGAAACTCAGGGTATATCAGATGAACCTGGATGGCGAGATCGACGCGGCGAAGATAGCGGAGATCAATCGCGTCATCGGTCAGCTGATCAAGGGTGAAATGTTCGGCCTGATCCTGAACTTCGAGTCCGTGGAGCATGTCAACTTTACGGTCCTTTCTGCGCTGGTTGACGAGCGGAAACGGATGCAGTCGTTCGGTGGTGATATCCGGCTTGCGGGAATGTCGGACTATATCAAGAATATCTTTCGCACCACCGGCGTGCTCGAGCAGTTCCAGGTCTTTGACACGGCACAGCTCGCGGCGAAGAGCTTTGGGGGCGGAAAACCGGAAACAAACCTGCCATTGGGACTGTGAATCAGTGCGGAGTGCGGAATGCGGAGTGCGGAATTATCTGGAGGGAATGCAGAATTAAATAATACTCCCAACTCCGAACTCCTGACTTCGAACTTGATCCATACACCCGTTCTGCTGCACGAGGCCGTTGACCTGCTCGCACCAAAAGCAGGTGGGTTGTATGTAGACGGGACGCTCGGGGCCGGCGGCCATGCTGCGGAGATCCTGAACCGCTCGGCGCCCGACGGCGTGCTGATCGGCATGGACCAGGATGCGGACGCGGTGGAGCGTTGCGGCAAAAGCCTCGCGCCTTACGGAAATCGCGTTATCATCAGGCAGGCGAATTACCGTGACCTGCCCGAGGTCCTCTCCGAGCTCGGGCATACGGTTGTCGACGGGGTCCTGCTTGATCTCGGCATGTCGTGGTTCCACCTCAAGGCCCCGGAGCGCGGCTTCAGCTTCATGCTCGACGGTCCCCTCGATATGCGCATGGACATGAGCAGATCGAGGACCGCTGCCGACCTGGTGAACACCCTCCCTCATGAAGAGCTGGTGAAGATCATCCGGGAATACGGGGAGGACCATAGGGCCGGCGCCATAGCGAGGGCAATAGAGAAGGCAAGGGTCCGGGGGCCTATCACGAGCACGGTTCAGCTTGCAGAGATCATTTCAAGCGTATTTCCCCCTTACCCGCCCCGACGCATTCACCCCGCCACGCTGACGTTCCAGGCGCTCAGGATCGCGGTCAATGATGAACTGGCGGCCCTCGCGGAAGGGCTGGCCAATATCATTCCGATGCTGAGGCCCGGTGGAAGGGTCGCCGTAATAACGTTCCACTCTCTCGAAGACCGGATCGTGAAGCAGGCCTTCGTGAAAGAGGCAAAAGGATGTATATGTCCGCCCCGAATGCCGGTGTGTGCCTGCGGCAGGAAGCCGGTCCTCAGGATCCTTACTCCCAGGCCGGTGGCGGCCGGGGAAGAAGAGTTGAGAAAGAACCCCGCGTCAAGGAGCGCAAAGCTCAGAGCTGCGGAGAAACTATGAAAGTGAATATTGATGAACTCGTAAAAAGGCCCCAGAGCCGTCATTGCAAGGAGTGCAGCGACGTGGCGATCTCGACTGTGCAACCGATTATGAACTGCGAGATTGCTTCGCTTCGCTCGCAAAGATCCTTTTTGATACTTTTTACGAATGCATCAAATTTATAATTTCCAATCTTCATTTTCCAATTGGAGCGTAGCGACATCATGACAACCCGGACAGGTGACATCGGTACTATGGTATTCGGGCGGAGCAGGCGTGACAATTTTCACCGGGTTCTCGTCGCGCTCCTGATCATCTCCGGCCTGCTCCTCTATGTGGGCGGGAAGGTGCAAATCGTCCAACTCGGATACCAGATCGAGGGCCTGGAGCGCGAGAAGCATGGGCTTGAGCGTGCGAACAGGTCGCTCCTGATCGAGGCGTCGAGCCTGTCATCTCCCGCGCGCATTGAGGAGATCGCGATCAAGCGTCTGGGCATGATCAGACCGGCGAAGGAGAACGTCGTGATCGTGAAAAGAAAGAGGGATACGGTAAATTCCAAATAGCAATTACTCAGGTTGTCTGGTTCACGGCTCAAGGTTCATGGTTTAAAACTGAACAGGTTGTTGAAAAACACTTGGTTTACCCTTCGACAAGCTCAGGGCGAACGGAGCATGTATTGAATTTATTCGTATTTATCCGTTCGTGGTGAGCCTGTCGAACCACAAAAAGACTTTTT includes the following:
- the mnmG gene encoding tRNA uridine-5-carboxymethylaminomethyl(34) synthesis enzyme MnmG, with translation MSLDNKYDIIVIGAGHAGCEAALASARMGCSTLMLTMNLDSIALMPCNPAIGGLAKGHLVKEIDALGGEMAKIIDRTGIQFRVLNRSKGPAVHGTRAQADKQRYRLAMKETIEKQPGLDVKQGTVEKFLVEDNTILGVETSIGVQYLASAVIVTTGTFLKGLIHIGMVHYPSGRAGEFPSIGLSDSLRELGFEIGRLKTGTPARLNGRTIDFSVMKMQTGDDPAPFFSFTENSHPLPQIPCFLTYTNAQTHEIILNNLDRSPLYTGQIKGIGPRYCPSIEDKVKRFSERERHQVFLEPEGLDTEEYYANGVSTSLPYDVQVRMYRSIAGLAKVEIMRPAYAIEYDFAPPTQVRHTLETKKVSGLYFAGQINGTSGYEEAAAQGLMAGINAALKIRKQPPLILTRAEAYIGVLIDDLVTRGTNEPYRMFTSRAEYRLILREDNADLRLRDKGRELGLVSEDVYKLFLEKKKSIEQETARLKKTWVKPTPEVNAVLAQQGSTELPGEVPLDQLIKRPELGYGDIAKINPPETPLERTAAEQVEIHLKYEGYIQRQLQQVERFASLEQKTIPADMDYDAVTGLGSEVKQKLKQVQPVSLGQASRISGVTPAAMSLLIVAIEKRKRGRA
- a CDS encoding Fic family protein; the protein is MKTFEKTHPWISFELDLRKFDHKLWMALGETASKCEHIAGVPLQPDTAEKLHLLYLAKGVRATTAIEGNTLSEEEVIERIEGNLPLPPSREYLGKEIDNILKGCNEIKEKLMKGEAGGLSVAEIVAFNKTVLNELELDKDVVPGVIRKHSVGVAGYRGAPAEDCEYLLQHMCEWLNRPEFNPQEQVIIFGVIRAIVAHLYIAWIHPFGDGNGRTARLLEFKILLLSGIPTPAAHLLSNHYNLTRTEYYRQLDYASKSKGDIIPFIQYAVEGFVDGLRSQLRVVQQQQLLVAWRDYVYSHFRDKTGKINDRMRKLVLDLSQLSEPVALAKLNEVSPRIAALYATKTPRTVRRDVEELLRVNLIRQQGNGYIANKEIMLSFLPERNRRERVEGKESGLKK
- a CDS encoding nucleotidyltransferase domain-containing protein, with amino-acid sequence MGIHKVLEAIFGSPAKIRILRVLSASPQPLSGRQVGELSKLSHRGAIQALESLVELGAVRQRRVGNAYQYSLSPGNRAVELIIVPSIKAEAALLDELKKKIVAQFGRKAVSLTLYGSVVRGTEKRGSDIDVLAIAGDERLKSDLEEKSAALAPFYRERYNSLLSLHCFTLDELRSKKTLPLLRTVKEEGVTLSGKPLRELLP
- a CDS encoding HNH endonuclease, with the translated sequence MTDYFIAVDDEHIKREKAKARELRGSQWWKRKRSSGICYYCEGKFKPAELTMDHLIPIVRGGKSVQGNLVPACKECNNKKKYFLPMEWEEYLRSLKATE
- the mraZ gene encoding division/cell wall cluster transcriptional repressor MraZ, translated to MFRGSFEHTVDSKGRVSVPSKFRDIIADRYDGRLVLAMDYDKCLTVYPLEEWEKLEEKIRTLPTMKKEVKDFMRFLLASATECELDKQGRVLIPAVHRDHAGIVKNVMLVGIIDKIEIWDAKAWEARNSQNGDKIGEALAALGL
- a CDS encoding STAS domain-containing protein, with protein sequence MEPKLRVYQMNLDGEIDAAKIAEINRVIGQLIKGEMFGLILNFESVEHVNFTVLSALVDERKRMQSFGGDIRLAGMSDYIKNIFRTTGVLEQFQVFDTAQLAAKSFGGGKPETNLPLGL
- the rsmH gene encoding 16S rRNA (cytosine(1402)-N(4))-methyltransferase RsmH, with the translated sequence MRSAELSGGNAELNNTPNSELLTSNLIHTPVLLHEAVDLLAPKAGGLYVDGTLGAGGHAAEILNRSAPDGVLIGMDQDADAVERCGKSLAPYGNRVIIRQANYRDLPEVLSELGHTVVDGVLLDLGMSWFHLKAPERGFSFMLDGPLDMRMDMSRSRTAADLVNTLPHEELVKIIREYGEDHRAGAIARAIEKARVRGPITSTVQLAEIISSVFPPYPPRRIHPATLTFQALRIAVNDELAALAEGLANIIPMLRPGGRVAVITFHSLEDRIVKQAFVKEAKGCICPPRMPVCACGRKPVLRILTPRPVAAGEEELRKNPASRSAKLRAAEKL
- the ftsL gene encoding cell division protein FtsL gives rise to the protein MTTRTGDIGTMVFGRSRRDNFHRVLVALLIISGLLLYVGGKVQIVQLGYQIEGLEREKHGLERANRSLLIEASSLSSPARIEEIAIKRLGMIRPAKENVVIVKRKRDTVNSK